Within Sardina pilchardus chromosome 21, fSarPil1.1, whole genome shotgun sequence, the genomic segment aaatatttccaaaattTCCTCTCACCTTGGTAAAATAATATGTTATTTGACCATACAACCCACTATCCGCGTCTGATGCATTTACGGTTGTGACGTAGGTCCCTTTTGGTGAGTTTTCCATCACAGAGCCCCTATATATTGTTTGGTTAAATACAGGCGCATTATCATTCGCATCTAACACAGTAATGTCTATACTGACCGTGCCAGACCTCTGCGGGTTCCCCCCATCCACAGCAATTAGCTTTAGAGACAGACGAGGATGCTTCTCTCTATCTAAGGCATTTTGAAGAACCATCTCGGCATATTTACTGCCATCTGGGTTTGCATGTTCTTTTATGAcaaaattattgttttctgTTAAGATGTATTTTTGTAATGCATTCACGCCCACGTCTGGGTCGTCCGCACTTTCCAATACAAACCGTGAACCAAGAGTGGCAGACTCACTGATCTCGAATTTTAAGTTTGCATTCTGGAAGGTAGGCGAATGGTCATTCACGTCGAGAATTTCGATGATAACCCGATGTAGTTCCATCGGATTCTCTAGAATGATTTCGAAGCTGATGCTGCATGGCGTGATGTCGCCGCATAACTGCTCTCGGTCTATTCTTTCATTTACAACGAGTATTCCTTTGTCTGTTTTCAGCTCTGTGTACTGCAGGCTTTCCCCACTGACGATACGAGCTCGACCTTCCCGGAGTCTTCTCAAATCGAGCCCGAGGTCTTGTGCCACGTTACCGATTAGCGAGCCTTTCTTCATCTCCTCCGGAATAGAATATCGGATCTGTCCTTTTGCGACATGACACaagcacaacaaacaaaacagtacTTGCCAATGCACCGACCATCCTGAGGTCCCGACACGCGTAAACGGCACTGAATCCTTTCCAAACATGATAATCCAATATCCAGTGAAACACAAAAGCCTCTTATATCTGCGACATTTGTAGAATATCCGTAAGAAACGAAGATTTACTCAGTGCGCAATGTGTCCAATTCTCATTCCGTTTCGACAGCAGAAGAGGCAGAACTGTATATCTGTAGCTGGCCCCACCTTATATGAAGCAAAGTGGTCTCGTTCTATTTGAGAGTAAAGGAGGGGCAACACATAAGCCACATAAGACAAGACATGACGAATCTACTTTCCTTGTTCAACAGCGGCACTTAGAGTCCAAACCGTGAATGTCAGACAGCAGTTCTATTTCAAGTAAACGCAATGCAATTCAACCTAATCAAACACAACCACCAAAAGTAAATAACTCAGTCCTAATGAATATGTATGCAGTTAAAGTTGGCCTGCAGCAGCGGAATTTGAATGTAATATCATTGAATTTGGCATGAGACACAGTGCGTGTCGCTGTCCGCGTCAGTGGTGCTGAAAACTCCTCAAGACATTTTGTAATACACCATTATCTCTTAGAAATGTCACTCCACGATATAACATGAGTCAATATAACATAAAACGCACCTGCATCAAAATGTCCCACAAAACATATCCATACATTTTACAAATGATGTATGTAATATGACTGCCAAAATGACATCAGAGTACAAAAGAAAACCCAACCTACTCACCTCCAAAGGGGAATCGGGCTCATCGAGGATGTTTTTCTCACTTTGAACACGCTGCATAGTGCTCATAGAAAAAGGATCCATCACAAGCACGCTTTGAGTACCAGGTCTGGCGAACTGACAGTCACTTTTTCTAGAATCAGTTGTTTTGTAAACCTCATAATTGTACACGCGTTGAAGAGTTCCCGCACCCCCAGCGTCTGCGTAACGCGGGGGATAATATGGAATAACGGGAAGATTAGATTTGAAGTACATCCGAGATTGCCTCCATCGGTACACTTTTACGGCTATGATCGCGACCAATGACGTTACAAAAAGGAATGACACTACAGCCAAGGCCAAGACTAAGTAAAAAGTTAGGTCCTCGTTGTAATCCTTATCATGCGTAAAGTTAGTGAACTCGGACAGCACTTCTGGAAAACTGTCAGCCACCACCACGTTAACACTGACTGACGCTGAGCGAGAGGACTGTCCGTTGTCCTCCACTATAACGGTGAGTTTCTGTTTCACAGCATCTTTATCAGTCACTTGACGTATAGTTCTTATTTCTCCATTCTGTGCGCCAACCTCAAACAGAGGCCTGTCTGAGTCTTTGTGCAGTCTATATGACAGCCAAGCATTTTGACCCGAATCCACATCAACAGCCACCACTTTAGTTACGAGGTAGCCCACATCTGCTGAACGAGGCACCATCTCAGCTATCAGAGAACCGCTGGTCTGAATTGGATACAGGATCTGGGGCGAGTTATCATTCAGGTCCTGAATGAAAACATTAAGTGTCATATTGCTGCTCAGTGGGGGAGAACCTCCATCTTGTGCTTTAATAGTCACTTTAAATTGTTTAATTTGTTCGAAATCAAAAGAGCGCACAGCATGAATCATGCCGCTCTCTGCATTTATGGAAACGTAAGACGAGGCTGGGGCTCCATTCATATCAGTTTCTTCAAGAATGTATGAAATCCTAGCGTTTTGATTTTCATCAGCGTCATGTGCTTTGGCTGTAAATATGGAAAGTCCAGGGGAGTTGTTTTCTGGCACATGCGCAATATAGGACCTTTCTGGAAATACTGGTGAATTATCGTTAACATCGGTGACTTTAAGACTAAATGTATTTTTACTAGACAGTGGAGGTTTTCCCGCGTCAGTAGCGATAACTGTAATATTGTAATTGGACACTTTCTCACGATCTAAAACTGCATCAGTTACCAGCGTATAATAATTTCTTACAGTTGACTTTATCTTAAAGGGAAGGCTTTCTTCGAGCGCACAGCTCACTTTGCCATTATCAGCCGAGTCCACATCTTTAACATTAATAATACCAACAGTTGTATCTGGTGGCAAATTTTCCGAGACTGTGGTCGAAAACGACATAACATTTATGACTGGGGCGTTGTCATTGACATCATTTACATCAATGATTACTTTACTAGAATCAGTTAGACCACCTTGGTCTTTGGCTTCAATTCTTATTTCATATTTGGTGTCTCTTTCATGGTCTATCGGGCCCACCACGGTTATGCGGCCGGTGTCTTTATCAATATTGAATATATCTTCTATGTTACTCTTAAGTTTAGAAAAATAGTAAGAAACAAGACCATTTGAACCACTGTCCTTGTCGGTGGCATTGACAGTAGTGATATATGTTCCCTTTGGTGCATTTTCTATTATGGAGGCCCTGTAGACTGTCTGGTTAAAGACCGGTGCGTTATCATTTACATCCAGTACAGTCACATCTATATTTACCGTACCAGATTTCTGGGGATTGCCACCATCTACAGCTATGAGCTTCATGGAGAGACGAGGATGATCTTCTCTATCTAATGATTTCTGAAGTACCATCTCCGCATATTTACTCCCATCAGGATTCGAATGCTGCTTTAAAACAAAATTATCATTAGGCGTTAGGATATAATGTTGTAAAGCATTGACTCCAACGTCCGGATCATACGCACTCTCTAATACAAAGCGAGAGCCTTGCGTTGCCGATTCACTGATTTCAAATACCAAGtctttgttttgaaatgtgGGAGCATTATCATTTTCATCTAGAATTTCTACAGTTACAGGATGCAATTCCATCGGATTTTCCAGAATAATCTCAAAGCTGAAGCTACACGGCGTAATATCGCCGCACAACTGCTCGCGGTCTATTCTCTCGCTAACGACGAGTACCCCTTTGTCTGTTTTAAGCTCTGCGTACTGAATGCTGTCCCCGGTAACTATGCGAGCTCTCCCCGCACGGAGCCTTTGTAAATCAAGCCCCAGATCCTGCGCAACATTACCTATCAGTGAGCCTTTCTTCATTTCCTCTGGAATAGAATATCGGATTTGTCCAGATACACGCAGAATAAAGCAGAGGAGAAAAAGTACTTGCCATTGTTTTGCGCCATATTCCCCAAAAACAGCCATGATCCAGTAAAATAAAGACCAGCAAATGCAACCTAGTTATTCCGATGTTCAGAAGGAATTCAATGCAATAGAAACAACTCCTCATTCGGTGTAAATATAAACGTTAGATGTGTTTTGACGAGTGCCGTGAGCATCCAGTATCATGCATTTCCTTTCTTCAATCTAAAACGCAGAAAGAGAGCGTCGTCTATCTGTATAAAGCCAGGGAGGGGCCTTGACGTGATAGACAGTGAAACGACTGAGAAATGTTTTCGCTGATCAACAGCGGCGCTCAGAGTCCAAACTCAGGAGCAGcaagtacaaaaaaaaatctgcaatgaCTAAAATGTGACCATGCTAGGTATACAAGACAAAATACAACGCGTAATGTAATGCACCTAGTATGAACACAAGCACAAATAGGCTGCTTGTTTCAAAAGCCTATTTCTGATCAACAAATGATTTGGGTATGACACGAGATGCATATTGGGGTTTTGCCTTATAAATCATTAAATGACTACATACCTCCATGGGCGAGTCGGGCTCATCCAGAATGTTCTTTTCGCTGTCCACACGCCTCATGGTTCTGGCGGCACTTGGGTCCACAACGAGAACATTTTGACCACATGGTCCGGAGAATTTGTAATCACTTTTTCTGGAGTCTGTCGTGTTGTACAATTCGTAATTATATACACGGTGAAGAGTTCCTGCACCTCCACTGTCCGCGTAATTAGGTGGATAATATGGAATAACCGGGAGACTTGGCTGATAGTACGTGTTAGACTGCTTCCATCGGTAAATCTTCACGGATATGATGGCAACCAATGATGTTACAAAGAGGAACGAAACTACAGCTAAAGCCAGGACCagataaaatgtcaaattgtcatTGTATTCCTTGTCAGGTGTCAAGTCAGTAAACTCCGAAAGAATCTCTGGAAAACTGTCTGCCACTGCTACGTTAAGATTGACTGTAGCTGAGCGAGAGGGCTGCCCGTTGTCCTCCACTACAATAGTCAGTTTTTGCTTCACAGCATCTTTATCAGTGGTCTGTCGTATAGTTCTTATTTCTCCATTCTGTGTGCCAACGTCGAACAACGCCCTGTCGGTCGCCTTCTGAAATTTATATGTAAGCCAAGCATTCTGTCCTGAGTCGACATCAACGGCCACCACTTTGGTGACGAGATAACCCACATCTGCTGAACGAGGCACAATTTCCGCCATAATAGAGCCTGCGTTCTGTAACGGGTAGAGGATCTGAGGTGCATTGTCATTCTGGTCTTGGATGTGGATCCTCACTGTTGCATTGCTGCTTAATGGAGGGGAGCCACCATCTTGGGCACTTACAGTAAATGACAACTGTTTGATTTGTTCATAATCAAAAGAGCGCACGGTGGTAATAACTCCAGTACTCGCGTCAATCGAGATGTATGACGATGCCAAAGCCTCACCTACCCTTGTCTCCGTTAACAAATATGATATCCTAGCATTTTGACCGGAGTCCGGGTCCACAGCTTTGACCCTGAATATTGATGTGCCCGGTGAATTATTTTCGGGGACATAAGCAGAGTAGGTAGCACGATCAAAGACTGGAGCGTTGTCATTGACATCTGACACCTTCAGACACAAAGTGGTGACACTTGAAAGAGAAGGTGAACCAGAATCGGTGGCAGttattgttatgttgtattCCGGTAATACCTCTCGATCAAACTCAGATTCAGTTATCACAGTATAATAGTTTGCGAGGGAGGACTCTACCCTGAAAGGCAAATGTTTGTCGATAGAACAGGTCACCTGACCATTTTGTCCCGAGTCAGAGTCTTTGACGTTAATCACAGCTATCGTTGTGCCCGGTGGCGAATCTTCAGATACGGGGCTCGAGAATGACATGACATTGATAACAGGTACATTATCATTAACGTCCACGACTTCAATTATTAATTTACTAGTCCCGGACAAGCCGCCCTGATCCTTCGCTTGGACCCTTATCTCATATCGCTTATCTTTTTCAAAATCAATATTTCCGGCAACTGATATTACACCAGTTGTTCCATCCATATTGAATATATTAACTAGATGTCCCTTCAGATTCGAAAACGAGTATGATACAATGCCATTCGAGCCACTATCAGCATCACTTGCATTGACAGTTGCTATGTAGCTGCCTTTAGGTGCATTTTCCTTTACACTAGCCCTGTAAATAGTCTGGTTAAAAACAGGAGCATTGTCATTTACATCTAGAACAGTAACATCGATGCGCACTGTGCCAGACCTCTGTGGATCTCCTCCATCTACGGCGATTAGTTTTAATGACAGCCGAGGATGCTTTTCTCTGTCTAATGCTTTCTGGATAATCATTTCAGCGTATTTACTGCCATCCGGATTCGAATGCTGTTTCAATATGAAATTATCATTTGGAGTCAGAACATAATTTTGAAGGGCGTTGACTCCTACATCAGGATCATCAGCACTCTCTAAAACAAAACTCGAGCCGAGTGTTGCCGATTCGCTTATTTCAAAACTCACCAAGTTTTTCTGAAATACTGGAGCGTTATCATTAATATCCAGAATTTCGACGGTAATTTGATGCAATTCTATAGGATTTTCTAGAATGATCTCGAAACTGAAGCTGCAGGGAGTAATATCACCGCATAGCTGCTCTCGGTCTATTCTCTCGCTCACAACCAGAATCCCTTTGTCTGCATTAAGCTCTGTGTACTGGATACTTTCCCCGGTCACAATACGAGCTCGACCCGTCCGAAGCCTTTTCACATCAAGTCCAAAATCCTGTGCTACATTACCTATCAGTGAACCTTTCTTCATTTCCTCTGGAATCGAATAACGAATTTGTCCGACAGCGACATTACCAAGGCACATAAGGACAACGAGTACTTGCCATTGTATTCTGAACTGCGCACATCCTCCATTGCATTTTCTTGAATAATACACTTTAGAAGACATGTTCCCCAGAATTTATCCACAGATGTTTGAGAAAAGCGTAAATTTCATGATTCACTGAACGATCTGTATCCACAGAATGGCTGACGATTAAGAGAAAAATATCCCAACCGTTATTCTATGTCCTTCCACAGCACTGCGTAATGTAGTCTTGCCTTTTTTTCTTTACTGTGTGGTCTGCACGGGCCTTAAGAGTGTTGTGGTAGAGGAGGGCCAAGACTTAACGCAGGACTGTAAACGTTTTACTGATCAACAGCGGCCCTCAGAGTCTAAAACTAGAATATCTCTGAGTGATCTTCGATCACCATTATAAAAGAACAAAGATTATAAAATAACATAGATAATCatgtatcattattattattattattattattattattattattattattattattattattattatcattattggcgaaattattattaggcctattattattattatattcattgttgttgttggtagtgTTGACCAATGGAAGTAGGCTATCTTTACCAAAACATACTGATCccatttattcattttcagCACCACAGTGAAAATGGACAGCGAACGAGTAAACCTGCCATGGTATACAGAACGAATAGACTTGctttagtaggctacaatgtCGCGCTTGCAGAAATCCGTCAAACCGAGGTATCATGATGTCTTACAGTACCATTTTAACATGTTATCATGCGAAACTGTGTTTTACTCAGTCATAAATACTAGAGTGACTTCTTGTGCAATAGCACCGCTGTGAGTCAGTCAGCGAAACGGCACCATTTATACTGTGCCTTCTGCTCTGCGTGACGGCTTAGATCTGTCAGCATGCATGCTGCTGAAGATAACTGTATTAAGAGCGGAAATATTAGCCTATTAGTGTTAGGAGCGGAATGCTTAAACACACATTGTGGGCATTAAATGGATTGCACGCAAAGGCACAAAAGCAGTTTGAATATAATGTTTACACCACACTActaccacagaaacacacaggtacacgcacatgcatgcacacatacctgcacacacacacacacacacacacacacacacacacacacacacacactcacatgcacgcacacacacatgcacacacaagcgcgtGCACGTTTCACCATATACCCCTGACACCTCACCCCAATCCCTCTCTtatctcttccttccttctttccttcctctccctccctctctccctctctctctctctcacacacacacacacacacacacacactcatacacacacagacacacacacacacacacactccttgggACTTGGGATTATGCTGCAAATGTAATTTCAGTATGCCATCTCATAAGAACAGTGACCCAAATTTTgctatcaggaaaaaaaaatgctttgagCAGAGCTGAGCCGAGCTGAACTGAGTTATTCATCACGAGCGCTCCAGCCCCGGCTCCTGGGCCACGCCATCAAATTGAGACAGACAACGGCTTTTATTTCAGTAAATAATTGAactgaaattaaattaatttaggGGGATGAATGTCAAAAGAAGCACAAAGGAGGGCATGGTGAGCTCAAGCCTCAAGTGTGGTGAGGATAcaagcctctcctctctctgcaggcAAACAGCACTATTTCTGtccacacagtctctctcaggTGTGCACAGCCACAGCGCACCCAGTTATGCCCCTGCATGCAGCACCCTAAGGCAGTAAGCCCTGCCACTGTGTGGTCAGTGGGGGCATAGAGGGCGTCACACTTCCCGACTTAAAAGAGTTCCTCCAGCAGCCTTTAAAAAGGACCACAAAGCCCTTCTGCAGTCCCAGGCAGTCTTTGATCTTCCACACTTACAGACTCACACACGGCAGCCCTATCCCACCGCAAGTTATGGACATTTCCAAAAAAAATCAGTGAAGCATAAGCTCTAGGCCAGTGGCCAATCAAAAGGTGGGAAGACAGACCCATAACATACTGATCATGACTCGCCAGgctcaccagcacacacacacacatagctactGCCTTCACTCTGCCTAGCAACACCCACACATGATCCACTGAGAGCAGCCTGGCGTCTCCACAACACTATAAAGGTCACAGCACACGCTCACCTCACCAACACTTAAGGCTAAGCAGACATGAATGCTGATCTACAAGACTGGCAAAAATAGGGGTGATATTTCACTAGATGAATAATTCAATTTGGAAATCTGCGGGGAGGGAAAATGCCGCATATGCCACAGTATGCTACAAAGAGACTTGTGAAAGTCACCTGGACAACGATCAAACAGCATGCTGATGCAAGTGAAAACTCACAGGACAACATATAGGACTATGAAAATATGGAGCACACCAGCCAAAAAAAACCAAAAGAGCCATCTATACAAAAAAAGTCACTCCAAAGTAACCCATTCCAAAAATAACTGCAGTGATTAGATTCATTGACTTatagttatttatttttcacGTCCAGAATATTGCATTTCCTGCATATGAATGAATGCAAACAATTCCTCTAAAACCACAGATAAAAGTAGTGCAGTTCTTTTTAAGGGACTACATTTATATTGAAAGGCCAGTTTGAGACTCTTCAATCTGTATCACTGGTTTAGGTGTAAGCACCTCTCAACCTTTCCTAAAAATAACAACCTCCAGGTGTGAGCTACCGGGCTTGAGCCAGCTTTGCTTAACTGGTCAGCAGACAGCAGACCAGAGATAAAGTCCACTCAGTGCCACTCTCTCCAGGGGATCAAAGTCACCCAGCCACCCAGGATAATCACCAAATACAATACAATCCTTTAGTGGATCAAAGCCTACCCAGCTACCCAGCTACCCAGGATAATCACCAAATACAATACAGACAAAACAGCAAAGTTAGGTTCATGTTATGGTTGCAATATAAAATGGGGACAGACAACAGAGATTAAAAATAGAGGCGTCATTTCAGTTAATTAATAATTTAACTTCAAATTTAGGGGATGAATATCAAAGCAAGCACGAAGGAGGGCATGTTGAGCTCGTTTTGAGAACacaagtaccccccccccccccccacccacccaccccccttccGGAGGCAAACAGCACCACTTTTATCCAGAGTCTCAGGTGTGCACAATCAAGCACAATATGCCCATGCACCACTAAAAAGGCCACTGGCCTGCGAGGGTGCAGAGCTGTGCAACACCAACCTCTCCCATTTCAGACCTCCCCTACAAACCACTCTAAATACTAGGCCTACACTCAATTATATATTCTTAACTGCTGCAATGTGCAGTGCTGCTCAATATTGACAAACACGGCACCGCAAAAGTTTACTCTGTATCAAAAGTTagcctgtttatttatttattatttattctttCTCGCTCTTGCTGACTTCTACATTTACATATTCATgtagctgatgcttttatccaagaTGCAGTTACAGCTAGGGAATTACATCCAAGCTACAGTATAGAGGAGACCTTAGATAGGAACTCACTACCGCATTCATTGGTCAATAACATGACTAGAGGATAGGAGTACTTCTGGCCTATTTTACCgaatttaaaaaatattcagaATGAAAGCACACTAAGGACAGTGGTGCTTCTGCAGCACCCTTTTCTGCTGCAGTGTAAAACagagaggggtgtggggggggggctcagcctcagcctcagcctcagcagcATTTGCATTTGAGGGGCCTCCAGCTGATGCACCCAGTGTGATGACTGTACATTATTCAGCAGTGCCTCTGTCTCTGCACAACAAGGTGGCCTGCTGGAGTTGAGTAAGGCCCAAAACTGGGCCCGCTCGATGCTGGTCAATGTGCACGTGCAGACGCTGACCCGTTGTGTCACCCCCTGTGACTGTTTCGAAGGCAagacatgcacgcgcgcacgcacacacacatgcacacacacacgcacactcactcactcacacacacacacacacacacaaacactcacaaagacaagagagggagagggagggagagagagagacagagagagagagagcgagagagagagagagagagagacacacacacacacacacacacacacacacactcaaaggcaTGTGTCACTGTCTCACGCTCTGTTTATCCCTCTGGTGCTCAATCGCTGTGTCTGTTTCACATATCGCCACAAGATGGAGTATGACATGGCAACAAGGGCAGTGTTTTGTATAGCTCAGTGCAACTCTACTGCCTGCACTGTGAAGCAAGCGAAGCTTTCACATATCATTTGGTAATGTTTGAatacagtgtatgtgtacatagtTAGGCATTACAATGGattgatggatagatagagaggtacagtaggtaGATAGAAAGGTAGATCGATTTATGTCTCTTACCTTTAACCAATGAGAGGGCAAAATAGATGTCCATTCAGGGCcaggtgaaggagagagtgagagagggagagaaggaaaaagacaaCATTAGTGAAACCATGgaaacattccattctaataATAAAGATGCAATGACATCATAATGGAATGCATCATCACAGATGAAATGGCATAATGCATCATAcactgcagaaaaaaaacattgtaggCAAACAAACAACCTTTCCCAAACATACAACAATACACAATCATActaccaacaacaacagtacACAAAGTATGAGCTGCGATAGCAGCATGAATCTGTGCTTGAACTGCTATTTTTTCCCTCATCATGACAGCTCTTCCGACCAAAAGTAGGCCTGCCTACAGCCATTACTTAACCACACATGGGTTAACATGGGAATTAGCATACAGTGGCTGGCCTGGATACAGAGACTCACTGTGACTCAAGCACACCACCAAAGCAGTAATCTGTGACTCTGCTGTGTACACGCACACAAGAGGAAGATCAACCGGAGACTGCAACCGTTGTGTAGCATTTCCACAATCATGTCAGAATGCAAATTGAGATGCATTTCTGCTAGATATTATGCGCGATAGCTCTGCAGAAGCTGAGGATAGCAGAAGGACAGCAATACACAGAGAATGCACCTCTCTGTTGTCATACTCACATTAGCATACTGATACAGTCACTCGACATCAGTCACAATGCACCTCTGCAGAGGccgaggtgcacacacacacacacacacacacacacacacacacacacacacacacacacacacacacacacacacacacacacatcacagcctGATATGTGCCTTCTCTTAGTCTCAAAAAGCACACCGCAGCTTATGTTTGCTAATAAACACATGTTCACTCAGACATACAAGACTCAGCAAGCACTGTCCACAGCAGTGAAGGAGGCCATGATCACAGTGAAGACTGTTAGAAGTGGTCAGTTATCACCATTCAATTATaacacacaattcacacactATCTATCctcttataaaaaaaaaccttccccTACATGATGAAGGAGGTCAAGTGCAAAGCACATCACATGGGGCTCCTCTTACCTGTGTGCCAGATGCCATGAGTGCACGGGCCTCACTGGCTGATGATATTCCCATTAGTCTGAGAGCCACATTTAGAGCTTTGGACTGAGTGAACTGATTTCAGAAATGATAAGTCTTTTCGTCACTAGATTTTGTTGATGGTCAGGTCATGCATGGAACGAGAAAGTGACATATTTTCCATTTAAACCGCCTGACCAAAACATGAAATGTTtcattaataaataataataataataataataataataataataaaataaataaaataattttcATAGACTGGCATTCCATGTAAACGGTGTGGATTTCagtgcatttacatttattggTGGGAATATCATCATAAGCATGAATGTGTAGTCTTAAGCCCATGGCCTAGAACATATCTGATATCAGCTTTGTAATAAAGCAAGTGTTGAACATCTGAAGTCTCCAAACAAAGGCTGCGCTGCATGGATCTTTAGTACAGAAAAACAAATCCTGAGCTAAAGAGTTTTGGATAGAgggattttgtttttcatttatgcCCATGGAAGGAGATTAAAGGTGAACATGAAAGTAAGTGAATGCATGAGTGCAAAGcccatttttttcttcttcacccTAAATAACCCAGGTAGAGTCCTGATATGACTTTGTTGTGTTTCGCCACAGAATTGCTAAGTTTTCCAGCACATCGTAATACAAGCGCTTACTGGATCTGGCAGTACGACTGACGTTATCCACGTCCTTCTGTGTGAGCTCAAAGGCTCTCTCGGTTAGTCGCTTCTTTTGGAGGGCTTTGATACACCTGCGTCCCCACCGGCATTCTGAGCAGATGAACAGacctcacctacagtatgtataacCCACATTCTCTATTAATGTCTATGGAGATCAGTATTGTGAACaaagacattttaaatgaaATACACACAGGATCGTTCCATATTGTAATGATCGTTGCATAGATGAAGAGGTAGCCATGATAGGATTACACTCCATAGGCATCCACGATTAAATATGTCAGCGTGTTTACCAAGGCGAGT encodes:
- the LOC134068587 gene encoding protocadherin beta-4-like, with product MSSKVYYSRKCNGGCAQFRIQWQVLVVLMCLGNVAVGQIRYSIPEEMKKGSLIGNVAQDFGLDVKRLRTGRARIVTGESIQYTELNADKGILVVSERIDREQLCGDITPCSFSFEIILENPIELHQITVEIQDQNDNAPQILYPLQNAGSIMAEIVPRSADVGYLVTKVVAVDVDSGQNAWLTYKFQKATDRALFDVGTQNGEIRTIRQTTDKDAVKQKLTIVVEDNGQPSRSATVNLNVAVADSFPEILSEFTDLTPDKEYNDNLTFYLVLALAVVSFLFVTSLVAIISVKIYRWKQSNTYYQPSLPVIPYYPPNYADSGGAGTLHRVYNYELYNTTDSRKSDYKFSGPCGQNVLVVDPSAARTMRRVDSEKNILDEPDSPMETLGVRELFNACTIMRFTKQLILEKVTVSSPDLVLKACL